From a region of the Citricoccus muralis genome:
- a CDS encoding ACP S-malonyltransferase produces the protein MLAIVCPGQGSQTPGFLTPWLEMDGMAGLLAGWSTATGVDLTAHGTVSDEATIKDTAVAQPLIVAAGLLAAQALDLDSVPATGWLAAGHSVGEITAAVLAGVLPADEALEFVRIRATGMAQAAAAEPTGMSAVLGGDPDEVLAALEAQGLVPANVNGGGQTVAAGSAAALAALAENPPAKARVIALKVAGAFHTPYMAPAVPALTSYADGLAPRNPAVPLLSNRDGLAVDTGRRFVDQLVDQVTRPVRWDLCMDTLRDSGVTGILELLPGGTLTGLAKRALKGTPTLAVKSPADLDAAREFIAEHGVPATASTGTAG, from the coding sequence ATGCTTGCAATCGTGTGCCCGGGACAGGGCTCCCAGACCCCCGGGTTCCTCACCCCATGGCTCGAGATGGACGGCATGGCCGGCCTGCTCGCCGGGTGGTCCACCGCCACCGGGGTCGACCTGACCGCCCACGGCACCGTGTCGGACGAGGCCACGATCAAGGACACTGCCGTGGCCCAGCCCCTCATCGTGGCCGCCGGCCTGCTGGCTGCCCAGGCCCTGGACCTGGACTCCGTTCCCGCTACCGGATGGCTCGCAGCGGGTCACTCTGTGGGTGAGATCACCGCGGCCGTACTGGCCGGTGTCCTCCCCGCGGACGAGGCCCTGGAGTTCGTCCGGATCCGCGCCACCGGCATGGCCCAGGCCGCCGCGGCCGAACCGACCGGGATGTCCGCCGTCCTCGGCGGCGACCCGGACGAGGTCCTGGCCGCCCTCGAGGCCCAGGGGCTCGTACCGGCCAACGTCAACGGCGGAGGCCAGACCGTCGCCGCCGGCTCGGCTGCCGCACTGGCAGCCCTGGCCGAGAACCCGCCGGCCAAGGCCCGCGTCATCGCCCTCAAAGTGGCCGGCGCCTTCCACACCCCGTACATGGCCCCGGCCGTGCCGGCCCTGACCTCCTACGCTGACGGACTGGCTCCACGGAACCCTGCCGTCCCGCTGCTGTCCAACCGTGACGGGCTTGCGGTGGACACCGGACGCCGGTTCGTGGACCAGCTCGTGGACCAGGTGACGCGTCCGGTCCGCTGGGACCTCTGCATGGACACCCTCAGGGACTCCGGCGTGACCGGCATTCTCGAGCTGCTGCCAGGCGGCACCCTCACCGGGCTGGCCAAGCGCGCCCTGAAGGGGACGCCCACTCTCGCGGTAAAGTCCCCTGCGGACCTGGACGCCGCCCGGGAGTTCATCGCCGAGCACGGCGTGCCCGCCACCGCCTCCACCGGCACGGCCGGCTGA
- a CDS encoding PucR family transcriptional regulator — protein MSDARSTPPPRKVSEESLRRLRAHLGVLNTATLQRLDSTLPWYRKLTPDERSSLGLIAQRGLTGFLSWFERPTTSISTVLGEVFGGAPTELTRSISLQRALQLIRTVVDVVEAQVPGIVQDRDQILVREAVLRYSREIAFALADVYARAAETRGAWDSRNEAVLLDAVLRGEAPDEILSRATAAGWNGDKGIMVMAGPTPAADLPTRLAGARRTAVRAGHDLLVGVQSERIVLVVGGVTDPSQAAHALTPWFGDGPVVYGPLSDSLVDAHRSAREALAGLAAAAAWPRAPRPAHAQDLLPERALHGDQAAIDVLVQRVFTPLQAAGNSLLETVDAYCELGHSLEGTARELFIHANTVRYRLRRVSEITGWDPLSPRDAYVLQTALVVGRLPPAPGSKL, from the coding sequence ATGTCCGACGCGCGTAGCACCCCACCGCCGCGCAAGGTCTCCGAGGAGTCCCTGCGCCGGTTGCGGGCCCATCTGGGCGTGCTCAACACCGCCACCCTGCAGCGTCTGGACTCCACGCTGCCGTGGTACCGCAAGCTGACGCCGGACGAGCGCTCCTCCCTCGGACTCATCGCCCAACGCGGGCTCACGGGGTTCCTGTCCTGGTTCGAACGCCCCACCACCTCGATCAGCACCGTCCTCGGCGAGGTCTTCGGTGGGGCCCCCACCGAGCTGACCCGCTCCATCAGCCTGCAGCGGGCCCTCCAGCTGATCCGCACGGTCGTGGATGTTGTGGAGGCCCAAGTGCCGGGGATCGTGCAGGATCGGGACCAGATCCTCGTGCGCGAGGCCGTGCTCCGGTACTCGCGGGAGATCGCCTTCGCCCTGGCCGATGTCTATGCCCGTGCCGCCGAGACCCGCGGCGCCTGGGACAGCCGGAATGAGGCGGTCCTGTTGGACGCCGTGTTGCGCGGTGAGGCACCGGACGAGATCCTCTCCCGGGCCACGGCTGCCGGCTGGAACGGCGACAAGGGAATCATGGTGATGGCTGGGCCGACCCCGGCCGCCGACCTGCCCACCCGTTTGGCCGGGGCACGGCGCACCGCGGTCCGCGCCGGCCACGACCTGCTGGTGGGTGTCCAGTCGGAACGGATCGTCCTCGTGGTCGGCGGCGTCACCGATCCCAGCCAGGCCGCACACGCCCTGACACCCTGGTTCGGAGACGGCCCGGTGGTCTACGGCCCCCTCTCCGACAGCCTGGTGGATGCCCACCGCAGCGCACGAGAGGCCCTCGCCGGACTGGCAGCCGCCGCTGCCTGGCCCCGCGCACCCCGCCCCGCCCATGCCCAGGACCTCCTCCCCGAGCGCGCCCTGCATGGCGATCAGGCCGCCATCGACGTGCTGGTCCAGCGCGTCTTCACCCCCCTCCAGGCCGCGGGCAATTCCCTGCTGGAGACCGTGGACGCCTACTGCGAGTTGGGACATTCCCTCGAGGGAACGGCCCGGGAACTGTTCATCCATGCCAACACCGTCCGCTATCGGCTACGGCGGGTCAGCGAGATCACCGGCTGGGATCCCCTGTCCCCGCGAGACGCCTACGTCTTGCAGACCGCCCTGGTCGTCGGCCGCTTGCCTCCCGCTCCCGGAAGCAAATTGTAG
- a CDS encoding tyrosine recombinase XerC, producing MSSSTAPRAVRAGTPPRLAARDRAWVEGFADHLMHERNRSDQTVRAYLSDVEGLVSEVAEHEQLAPVEGAWPEVLGGLDLADLRGWLGRLSAAGRSRSTLARKTASVRVFMAWAVREGHLEQDPSLRLSSPKRSSTLPDALSADQAGRLLDNAGAPAPEDARERAVALRDAALLEVLYATGLRVSELVGLDRQDVDHERRTLVVTGKGGKQRTVPFGAPAATALERWLDHGRRVLVLGDPSGHRPLSATAPARDALFLGVRGGRLGVRQVREVVNRALAGLGDTAARGPHVLRHTAATHLLDGGADLRSVQELLGHSSLQTTQLYTHISVERLREGYRQAHPRA from the coding sequence ATGTCCTCCTCCACTGCACCGCGCGCCGTGCGAGCCGGAACGCCGCCCCGGCTCGCGGCCCGGGACCGTGCCTGGGTCGAGGGCTTCGCCGATCACCTGATGCACGAACGCAACCGCTCGGACCAGACCGTCCGCGCCTATCTCTCGGACGTGGAGGGCCTCGTCTCCGAGGTGGCCGAACACGAGCAGCTGGCCCCCGTGGAGGGAGCCTGGCCAGAGGTCCTCGGAGGTCTCGACCTGGCCGACCTGCGCGGCTGGCTGGGCCGGCTGTCCGCTGCCGGGCGCTCGCGGTCCACGCTCGCCCGGAAGACGGCCTCCGTGCGGGTCTTCATGGCGTGGGCCGTGCGCGAGGGACACCTCGAACAGGACCCGTCGCTCCGGCTGAGCTCCCCGAAGCGCAGCAGCACGCTGCCTGATGCGTTGAGTGCCGACCAGGCCGGACGGCTGTTGGACAACGCCGGGGCGCCTGCTCCGGAGGACGCCAGGGAACGAGCGGTGGCCCTGCGGGACGCCGCCCTGCTGGAGGTGCTGTATGCGACCGGCCTGCGCGTTTCCGAGCTCGTGGGACTGGACCGTCAGGACGTGGACCATGAACGCCGCACACTGGTAGTCACCGGCAAGGGCGGCAAGCAGCGGACGGTCCCTTTCGGTGCGCCGGCGGCGACCGCCCTCGAACGCTGGCTGGATCACGGCCGCCGGGTCCTCGTGCTCGGTGACCCATCTGGCCACCGTCCCCTCTCCGCCACAGCCCCAGCCCGGGATGCCCTGTTCCTGGGTGTCCGGGGCGGACGCCTGGGCGTGCGCCAGGTCCGTGAGGTCGTCAACCGGGCCCTGGCCGGGCTCGGGGACACCGCCGCCCGTGGCCCCCACGTGCTGCGCCACACGGCAGCCACTCATCTGCTCGACGGCGGCGCAGACCTGCGCAGTGTGCAGGAACTACTCGGCCACTCCTCCTTGCAGACCACGCAGCTCTACACCCACATCTCGGTCGAACGGCTGCGCGAGGGGTACCGCCAGGCACATCCACGGGCCTGA
- a CDS encoding YifB family Mg chelatase-like AAA ATPase: MSAAAVMGRTLAVALTGMHGHLVEVEADIGQTLPGFVLLGLPDQSLQESRDRIKAAARNSGLPLTRRHLTVNLVPAALHKRGPGFDLGIVMAAYAADRQVHGVHGLVFLAELGLDGRLRHAPGILPSVMAAVDSGYPDVVVAEESADEASLVPGARVRGFRSLHEVIRAFGGEPEPPLASAVAARAPASGGEDRATSASLKGGHEPDLSEVSGQFEARFALEVAAAGGHHVLLEGSPGAGKTMLAERLPGILPPLDDQTALEATAVRSLTGRPQDAARLIRRAPFQAPHHSASMAALVGGGSGIARPGAASLAHGGVLFLDEAPEFDRRVLDALRQPLESGAITLHRSSGAVRYPSRFQLVLAANPCPCGWGGGRGSKCRCTSLQRRRYTAKLSGPLLDRVDIQVTVPAVDAAALTSGAGGEDSATVLSRILPAVERQATRLSPFGLSRNAHIPAAVLRDGPLAIEPRARAGADAALDRAELTARGHARVMRLAWTMADLRDADRPEAEDVDAALYLRRRGDGENAA, translated from the coding sequence ATGAGTGCGGCTGCCGTCATGGGGCGGACCCTGGCCGTGGCGCTCACCGGCATGCACGGCCATCTGGTGGAGGTCGAGGCGGACATCGGCCAGACGCTGCCCGGCTTCGTCCTGCTCGGCCTGCCGGACCAATCGCTCCAGGAGAGCCGGGACCGGATCAAGGCCGCCGCCCGCAACTCCGGGTTGCCGCTGACCCGGAGGCATTTGACCGTGAACCTGGTCCCGGCGGCACTGCACAAACGCGGGCCGGGATTCGACTTGGGGATCGTGATGGCCGCCTATGCCGCCGACCGCCAGGTGCACGGCGTGCACGGGCTCGTGTTCCTCGCCGAACTGGGGCTGGACGGCCGGTTGCGCCACGCGCCGGGGATCCTGCCCTCTGTGATGGCGGCGGTCGATTCCGGGTATCCGGATGTCGTGGTGGCCGAGGAATCGGCGGATGAGGCCTCCCTGGTGCCCGGCGCCAGGGTGCGTGGGTTCCGCTCGTTGCATGAGGTGATTCGGGCCTTCGGCGGCGAACCGGAGCCCCCACTGGCCAGTGCCGTGGCGGCACGGGCGCCGGCGTCGGGTGGCGAGGACAGGGCCACCTCCGCCTCTCTGAAGGGGGGACACGAACCCGATCTCTCGGAGGTCTCGGGGCAGTTCGAGGCCCGCTTTGCCCTGGAGGTGGCTGCGGCCGGGGGACATCACGTTCTGTTGGAGGGGAGTCCGGGGGCGGGCAAGACGATGTTGGCCGAACGCCTGCCCGGCATCCTGCCGCCGTTGGACGACCAGACGGCTCTGGAGGCGACCGCGGTACGGTCACTGACTGGACGGCCGCAGGACGCAGCCCGGCTGATCCGCAGGGCCCCGTTCCAGGCGCCCCACCATTCCGCCTCCATGGCGGCTTTGGTTGGTGGTGGCTCAGGCATCGCCCGGCCCGGGGCCGCATCCTTGGCGCACGGCGGAGTGCTGTTCCTGGATGAGGCACCCGAGTTTGACCGGCGCGTTCTGGATGCCCTGCGTCAGCCCCTGGAGTCCGGCGCCATCACCCTGCACCGGTCCTCCGGGGCGGTGCGCTACCCGTCCCGCTTCCAATTGGTGCTCGCAGCGAACCCCTGCCCCTGCGGTTGGGGCGGCGGGCGCGGCAGCAAGTGCCGGTGTACGTCCTTGCAACGGCGGCGCTACACGGCCAAACTCTCCGGCCCTCTATTGGATCGGGTGGACATCCAGGTCACGGTTCCGGCGGTGGACGCGGCTGCCCTGACCTCCGGGGCCGGAGGAGAGGACTCGGCCACCGTCCTGAGCCGCATCCTGCCTGCGGTCGAGAGGCAGGCCACGCGGCTGAGTCCCTTCGGACTGTCCCGCAATGCCCACATCCCGGCGGCCGTGTTGCGGGACGGACCGTTGGCCATCGAGCCTCGGGCACGCGCCGGAGCCGACGCGGCCCTGGATCGAGCAGAACTCACCGCCCGGGGTCATGCCCGCGTCATGCGACTGGCCTGGACCATGGCGGATCTGCGGGATGCGGACCGGCCGGAGGCGGAAGACGTGGACGCGGCCCTGTACCTCCGGCGACGGGGAGATGGGGAGAACGCAGCATGA
- a CDS encoding acyl carrier protein, with translation MANKEEILAGLAEIVNEETGLEAEEVQLDKSFTDDLDIDSISMMTIVVNAEEKFDVKIPDEEVKNLKTVNDAVEFIANAQG, from the coding sequence ATGGCAAACAAGGAAGAGATCCTCGCCGGCCTCGCCGAGATCGTCAACGAAGAGACCGGCCTGGAGGCTGAAGAGGTCCAGCTGGACAAGTCCTTCACCGATGACCTGGACATCGATTCGATCTCGATGATGACCATCGTGGTCAACGCCGAGGAGAAGTTCGACGTCAAGATCCCGGATGAGGAAGTCAAGAACCTCAAGACCGTGAATGACGCCGTCGAGTTCATCGCCAACGCCCAGGGCTGA
- the fabF gene encoding beta-ketoacyl-ACP synthase II, with protein sequence MNRTAVITGLGATTPIGGDVPTLWQNALAGASGARPLEQEWVAEYELPVTFAAQVSTPASETLSKVEMKRMDPSTQFGMVAAREAWADAGLAVGTDQDSSVDPDRFAVSFGTGIGGVWTLLDGWDTLRNKGPRRVLPMTVPMLMPNGPAAAISLALGARAGARTMVSACASGTESLDIGLELIRSGKADVVVCGGAEAAIHPLPIAAFASMQALSRRNDEPERASRPYDKDRDGFVLGEGAGALVIESQEHAKARGARIYAELAGTGVTSDSYHITAPEAEGLGASRALTLALESAGAAPTDVSHVNAHATSTPVGDRPEYLAMKSVFGGHLDEVAVSATKSQTGHLLGASGAIESVLSVLAVYHGQAPVTINLENQDPEIPLNVVTGQPRQLPQGARVAVNNSFGFGGHNAVSLFRSV encoded by the coding sequence ATGAACCGCACAGCCGTGATCACCGGGCTCGGTGCCACGACACCCATCGGCGGTGACGTCCCGACCCTGTGGCAGAACGCCCTTGCCGGAGCCTCAGGCGCCCGCCCGCTGGAGCAGGAATGGGTCGCCGAGTACGAGTTGCCCGTGACCTTCGCCGCCCAGGTGTCCACCCCGGCATCAGAGACGCTCTCCAAAGTGGAGATGAAGCGGATGGACCCCAGCACCCAGTTCGGGATGGTGGCCGCCCGTGAGGCGTGGGCCGACGCCGGGCTGGCCGTCGGGACGGACCAGGACAGCTCCGTGGACCCGGATCGTTTCGCCGTGTCCTTCGGCACCGGCATCGGCGGCGTGTGGACCCTGCTCGACGGCTGGGACACCCTGCGCAACAAGGGCCCGCGCCGCGTGCTGCCCATGACTGTGCCCATGCTCATGCCGAACGGCCCGGCCGCGGCCATCAGCCTGGCCCTGGGCGCCCGAGCCGGCGCCAGGACCATGGTGTCCGCCTGTGCCTCCGGCACCGAGTCCCTCGACATCGGCCTGGAACTCATCCGCTCCGGGAAGGCGGACGTGGTGGTCTGCGGCGGCGCAGAAGCCGCCATCCACCCCCTCCCGATCGCCGCCTTCGCCTCCATGCAGGCCCTGTCCCGGCGCAACGACGAGCCCGAGCGTGCCTCCCGCCCCTATGACAAGGACCGTGACGGCTTCGTGCTCGGCGAGGGAGCCGGCGCCCTGGTGATCGAGTCCCAGGAGCACGCCAAGGCCCGCGGTGCCCGCATCTACGCCGAGCTGGCCGGAACGGGCGTCACCTCGGACTCCTATCACATCACCGCTCCGGAGGCCGAGGGGCTCGGAGCCTCCCGCGCCCTGACCCTCGCCCTGGAATCGGCCGGTGCGGCGCCCACGGATGTCAGCCACGTCAACGCCCACGCCACCTCCACCCCGGTCGGCGACCGCCCGGAATACCTGGCCATGAAGTCCGTCTTCGGCGGCCACCTGGACGAGGTGGCCGTGTCCGCCACCAAGAGCCAGACCGGGCACCTGCTCGGCGCCTCCGGTGCCATCGAGTCCGTGCTCTCCGTGCTGGCCGTCTACCACGGACAGGCCCCGGTGACCATCAACCTCGAGAACCAGGACCCGGAGATCCCGCTCAACGTGGTGACCGGGCAGCCTCGTCAGCTGCCCCAGGGCGCCCGCGTGGCGGTCAACAACTCCTTCGGGTTCGGCGGTCACAACGCCGTGTCCCTGTTCCGGAGCGTCTGA
- a CDS encoding beta-ketoacyl-ACP synthase III, with the protein MTTTLKQYEPVAGSRILSVGAARGNLVVTNEDIAGPINSSDEWIQKRTGIVTRRRADRDLSLLDLTTQAAQEAIEKAGLTGADIDAVIVSTVTSPYATPSAAAALAHNIGATPAPAFDISAACAGYCYGVAQADALVRSGMAKHVVVVGAEKLSDFIDETDRSISFILGDGAGAVVVAASEDAGIAPSVWGSDGERWETVSMSRSILDLRDAAETARRTGDTSALTDPENKLWPTLHQDGPSVFRWAVWSMAKVAQEALDKAGVRAEDLAAFLPHQANERIIDELAKQLKMPDTVTIGRDIKETGNTSAASIPLAMHRVLQEDPSLSGGLALQIGFGAGLVYGAQVVRLP; encoded by the coding sequence ATGACCACCACCCTGAAGCAGTACGAGCCCGTCGCCGGCAGCCGCATCCTCTCCGTGGGCGCCGCGCGCGGCAACCTGGTGGTGACCAATGAGGACATCGCCGGGCCGATCAACTCCTCGGACGAGTGGATCCAGAAGCGCACCGGCATCGTCACCCGCCGCCGGGCCGACCGGGACCTGTCCCTGCTCGACCTCACCACCCAGGCGGCCCAGGAAGCCATCGAGAAGGCCGGGCTCACCGGGGCGGACATCGACGCCGTCATCGTCTCCACCGTGACCTCCCCCTACGCGACTCCCTCGGCCGCCGCCGCGCTGGCCCACAACATCGGTGCCACTCCCGCACCGGCCTTCGACATCTCCGCCGCCTGCGCCGGCTACTGCTACGGCGTGGCCCAGGCCGATGCCCTGGTGCGGTCCGGCATGGCCAAGCACGTGGTCGTCGTCGGTGCCGAGAAGCTCTCCGACTTCATTGACGAGACGGACCGCTCGATCTCCTTCATCCTCGGCGACGGCGCCGGCGCCGTGGTGGTGGCCGCTTCCGAGGATGCCGGGATCGCCCCGAGCGTCTGGGGGTCCGACGGTGAGCGCTGGGAGACCGTGAGCATGTCCCGCTCGATCCTCGACCTGCGTGATGCCGCGGAGACCGCCCGCCGGACCGGAGACACCTCCGCGCTGACGGACCCCGAGAACAAGCTGTGGCCCACGCTGCACCAGGACGGGCCGAGCGTGTTCCGCTGGGCCGTGTGGTCCATGGCCAAGGTGGCCCAGGAGGCCCTCGACAAGGCCGGTGTCCGCGCCGAGGACCTGGCGGCCTTCCTGCCGCACCAAGCCAACGAGCGGATCATCGACGAGCTGGCCAAGCAGCTGAAGATGCCGGACACGGTGACCATCGGCCGGGACATCAAGGAGACCGGCAACACCTCCGCCGCCTCCATCCCCCTGGCCATGCACCGGGTCCTGCAGGAGGACCCCTCCCTCAGCGGGGGCCTCGCCCTCCAGATTGGTTTCGGCGCCGGGCTGGTCTACGGCGCCCAGGTGGTCCGGCTCCCCTGA
- a CDS encoding DUF3145 domain-containing protein codes for MSETMVRGIVSIHSAPAALCPHIEWAVGSVLGAQDQLEWTAQPASQGAYRAEIVWTAPQGSGARLASALRGWAHLRYEITEEASAGADGSRWSHTPELGIFHATTDVTGNIMVSEDRIRYAYEQGSGDPSAVFHELSLALGEAWDEELEPFRQAAEGAPVRWLHQVG; via the coding sequence ATGTCTGAAACCATGGTCCGTGGAATTGTGTCCATCCACTCGGCCCCGGCCGCGCTATGCCCACACATCGAGTGGGCGGTGGGCTCGGTCCTCGGTGCCCAGGACCAGCTCGAGTGGACGGCGCAGCCGGCATCCCAAGGTGCCTATCGAGCTGAGATCGTCTGGACCGCACCCCAGGGATCGGGTGCCCGGCTGGCCTCCGCCCTGCGCGGGTGGGCTCACTTGCGCTACGAGATCACTGAAGAGGCCTCCGCTGGAGCGGATGGCAGCCGGTGGTCCCACACTCCCGAGCTGGGCATCTTCCATGCCACCACTGACGTCACGGGCAACATCATGGTGTCTGAGGATCGCATCCGTTACGCGTACGAGCAGGGCAGCGGCGACCCCTCCGCCGTCTTCCATGAGCTGAGCCTGGCCCTGGGCGAGGCCTGGGACGAAGAGCTTGAGCCCTTCCGGCAGGCCGCCGAGGGAGCCCCGGTGCGCTGGCTGCACCAGGTCGGCTAA
- the dprA gene encoding DNA-processing protein DprA, translating into MSSGASLENARHPSRRTIGLLGAETSMDEIRIARAALTRLLEPGSVLGATAVRVWGASRAVQILTGRDTPGADERQDLRLVLASEGVTLTERTWSTSLAGWAARASSLAPERDLASLERLGGGLLIPEDPEWPSGVDDLGPAAPVALWFRGAGPVPRGSSTLAVVGSRDATGYGQSVTRTLAGGLAARGLTVMSGGAYGIDAMAHRAALASGTGAPQTVAVMAGGLDRYYPAGNEDLLREVVAQGLLLSELPPGASPTRHRFLQRNRIIAALSSAVLVVEARWRSGAQNTAGHALGLGREVGVVPGPVTSPQSAGCHRLLRESPAVVVSDVEEALALMPSGGGDAERAAGGRGSALHGASAGGAGDAGGARGPGNSGNSDGSGVSGGPPSTARPHDHLTVEELLVYEALPLRNAAPVDRLCAVAGLGPGTVMGTLKKLQRQSLAEQRESGWRRGAAAGTC; encoded by the coding sequence ATGAGTAGTGGTGCGAGCCTGGAGAACGCCAGACACCCGAGCCGCCGCACGATCGGTCTCCTCGGCGCGGAGACGAGTATGGACGAGATCCGCATCGCCCGGGCGGCGCTGACCCGGCTGCTCGAGCCGGGATCGGTCCTGGGCGCCACCGCGGTCCGGGTCTGGGGTGCCTCGCGTGCGGTCCAGATCCTCACGGGTCGGGACACCCCGGGCGCCGATGAGCGGCAGGACCTGAGGCTGGTCCTCGCCTCGGAGGGTGTGACGCTGACCGAACGGACCTGGAGCACGTCCCTGGCCGGGTGGGCGGCCCGCGCCTCAAGCCTCGCCCCCGAACGGGACTTGGCCTCGCTCGAACGATTGGGCGGTGGGTTGTTGATCCCGGAGGATCCGGAGTGGCCCAGCGGCGTGGACGACCTGGGGCCGGCTGCCCCGGTGGCCTTGTGGTTCCGGGGTGCAGGACCTGTTCCCCGCGGCAGCTCCACCCTGGCTGTGGTGGGGAGTCGCGACGCCACCGGGTATGGGCAGTCAGTGACGCGGACCCTGGCGGGTGGGTTGGCCGCACGGGGACTGACGGTGATGTCCGGAGGGGCCTACGGCATAGACGCCATGGCCCATCGGGCGGCGCTGGCCTCGGGCACGGGCGCGCCGCAGACGGTGGCCGTCATGGCCGGAGGTCTGGACCGTTACTACCCGGCCGGCAATGAGGACCTGTTGCGAGAGGTGGTGGCCCAGGGGTTGCTGCTGTCCGAGCTGCCACCGGGTGCCAGCCCGACTCGGCACAGGTTCCTGCAACGCAACCGCATTATCGCGGCCCTGTCCTCAGCCGTGCTGGTGGTGGAGGCGCGGTGGCGTTCCGGCGCGCAGAACACGGCCGGTCACGCCTTGGGCTTGGGCCGGGAAGTCGGGGTGGTCCCCGGGCCGGTGACCTCCCCGCAGTCTGCCGGTTGCCACCGGTTGCTTCGGGAATCCCCGGCAGTCGTTGTCAGTGACGTGGAGGAGGCCCTGGCCTTGATGCCGAGCGGTGGCGGCGATGCCGAGCGTGCCGCTGGCGGTCGAGGGTCAGCGCTGCACGGGGCCAGCGCTGGAGGCGCTGGAGATGCTGGAGGTGCTAGAGGCCCTGGAAATTCGGGTAACTCGGATGGCTCGGGGGTTTCGGGTGGTCCGCCGAGCACCGCTCGGCCCCATGACCACCTCACGGTGGAAGAGCTGCTGGTCTATGAGGCGCTGCCCCTCCGCAACGCCGCGCCGGTGGACAGACTCTGCGCCGTGGCCGGGTTGGGCCCCGGCACGGTCATGGGCACCCTGAAGAAGCTCCAACGCCAATCGTTGGCCGAGCAACGGGAGTCGGGCTGGCGCCGCGGTGCGGCCGCGGGGACGTGTTAG